From one Acidimicrobiales bacterium genomic stretch:
- a CDS encoding ATP-binding protein, with the protein MNGADGADGATGGIRSYVRRGIVAALVAAALSGGTGLFAVAGISGAVDRIVHSLDPLQNDNAAILQTIAGAESSIRAYELSSGAGGAQFLAEYRSGVRSYEKEMTSALLAAGNDPAAESALLAVQAQADGWLAVASPLARQPAMPAAAALDAATLRSAFSTIQAASADAAKVVDNEIRAARTNADSTESIALFVVSAAALLTVAIAAVIGLRARRTLVLPLESLVAAISRLHGGDSSARVDPDGPAEVQAAGHALNALAERLGGDERRRARIRALSDLVTHDVREHIDLADLLGEAVAAVGVAFDVDRVFVRLANDDVVDAIAAEWHREGLDDLGPSIARPPGVAKLIAEATRDGRSLVIEDARTDARLTAPDITTHFSRVDLRASVISPIVAAGELLGSLVILDNSPRYWQEDEVGLIEVAGEELGRAMQHAQLFTAQRELVAQLQELDRSKSEFLSTVSHELRTPLTSIAGYVEMLEEEDAGPVTEQQMKMLEIVDRNARRLRGLIEDLLTLSRIEVGAFRVSLEPVDVAAIIDDVLQVIEPTVRDKGLTLHTEFAEDLGLVMADRSQLERALLNLLANAAKFTPEGGAVTVLATRDRAELRLAVNDTGIGIPPDELEQLSTRFFRASNATERAIPGTGLGLTIVRNIVEHHGGTLEIHSELGVGTSFVIRIPADRRTESRGTAMRGRSDRRAAARSATMNEGEGVVPK; encoded by the coding sequence GTGAACGGCGCGGACGGTGCCGACGGCGCGACGGGGGGCATCCGCAGCTACGTCCGCCGGGGCATCGTCGCCGCGCTTGTCGCGGCCGCGCTCAGCGGCGGCACAGGTCTGTTCGCGGTGGCGGGGATCAGCGGCGCCGTCGACCGCATCGTCCACTCCCTCGACCCGCTGCAGAACGACAACGCCGCGATCCTGCAGACCATCGCCGGCGCGGAGAGCTCGATCCGCGCCTACGAGCTCAGCTCGGGGGCGGGCGGCGCGCAGTTCCTCGCCGAGTACCGCAGCGGCGTCCGGAGTTACGAGAAGGAGATGACCTCGGCGCTGCTCGCCGCGGGGAATGATCCCGCCGCCGAGTCGGCGCTCCTCGCCGTCCAGGCACAGGCCGACGGCTGGCTCGCGGTTGCCTCGCCGCTCGCCCGCCAACCGGCGATGCCCGCCGCCGCGGCCTTGGACGCGGCCACTTTGCGGAGCGCCTTCAGCACGATCCAGGCCGCGAGCGCCGACGCCGCCAAGGTGGTCGACAACGAGATCCGCGCCGCGCGCACGAATGCCGACTCGACAGAGTCGATCGCCTTGTTCGTCGTTTCCGCCGCCGCCCTCCTCACCGTCGCCATCGCGGCCGTCATCGGCCTGCGGGCGCGGCGCACGCTTGTCCTCCCCCTCGAGTCGCTCGTCGCGGCGATCTCCCGCCTGCACGGCGGCGACAGCAGCGCCCGCGTCGACCCCGACGGCCCCGCCGAGGTGCAGGCCGCCGGGCACGCGTTGAACGCCCTCGCGGAGCGCCTCGGCGGCGACGAGCGGCGACGGGCGCGCATCCGCGCCCTCTCGGACCTCGTCACCCACGACGTGCGCGAGCACATCGACCTGGCCGACCTGCTCGGCGAGGCGGTGGCCGCGGTCGGGGTCGCCTTCGACGTCGACCGGGTCTTCGTCCGGCTGGCGAACGACGACGTGGTCGATGCGATCGCCGCCGAGTGGCATCGCGAGGGCCTCGACGATCTCGGCCCTTCGATTGCGCGCCCGCCGGGGGTGGCGAAGCTGATCGCCGAGGCCACCCGGGACGGCCGCAGCCTGGTCATCGAGGACGCCCGCACCGACGCCCGTCTCACGGCGCCGGACATCACGACCCACTTCAGCCGCGTCGACCTGCGCGCCTCGGTGATCAGCCCGATCGTCGCCGCCGGCGAGCTCCTCGGCAGCCTCGTGATCCTCGACAACAGCCCCCGCTACTGGCAGGAGGACGAGGTGGGGCTGATCGAGGTGGCCGGCGAGGAGCTCGGCCGCGCCATGCAGCACGCGCAGCTCTTCACCGCGCAGCGCGAGCTCGTCGCCCAGCTCCAGGAGCTCGACCGCTCCAAGAGCGAGTTCCTCTCCACCGTCTCGCACGAGCTGCGCACGCCGCTCACCTCGATCGCCGGCTACGTCGAGATGCTCGAGGAGGAGGATGCCGGCCCGGTCACCGAGCAGCAGATGAAGATGCTCGAGATCGTGGACCGCAACGCCCGACGGCTGCGAGGGCTGATCGAGGACCTCCTCACCCTCTCGCGCATCGAGGTCGGCGCCTTCCGGGTCAGCCTCGAGCCCGTCGACGTGGCCGCGATCATCGACGACGTGCTGCAGGTCATCGAGCCGACCGTGCGCGACAAGGGCCTTACCTTGCACACCGAGTTCGCCGAGGACCTCGGCCTCGTGATGGCGGACCGCAGCCAGCTCGAGCGGGCGCTGCTCAATCTGCTCGCCAACGCCGCGAAGTTCACCCCGGAAGGGGGCGCGGTGACCGTGCTCGCGACGCGCGATCGAGCCGAGCTGCGCCTCGCGGTGAACGACACCGGGATCGGCATCCCCCCCGACGAGCTCGAGCAGCTGTCGACCCGCTTCTTCCGGGCGTCGAACGCGACCGAGCGGGCGATCCCCGGCACCGGCCTCGGGCTCACCATCGTCCGCAACATCGTGGAGCACCACGGCGGGACGCTCGAGATCCACTCCGAGCTCGGCGTGGGGACCTCGTTCGTGATCCGCATCCCGGCTGACCGCCGCACCGAATCCCGCGGCACCGCGATGCGCGGGCGGTCGGATCGGCGCGCCGCCGCCCGATCGGCGACGATGAACGAGGGAGAGGGAGTGGTGCCGAAGTGA
- a CDS encoding M48 family metallopeptidase, whose product MAITTTDIRYPAISPKAYEHPADRAATAALGSIPLLDRVLKRLSELRIERAFQQLLLADAVELSERQLPAVYAAHVGVARALDLPAVPGLYLAAAPGVTNAATVGSSKPVVIITSGIANLPDDARRTVLAHEAGHVLSDHVHYGTVLQILQRLLASGLAPVARLPLQAVALVLLEWYRCAELSGDRAATLVNEDPMVSCRLLMNLAGGSVEGLDVNAFIAQAEAFAETEDLFARPGRWLTELTRTHPFTVRRVAELTRWVREGDYDRIRDGSYLRRGEEPPPSEQMKAATEHYRQRFTEIVDRVAGGVQRLAGQVSQWLRGEGGDGDLG is encoded by the coding sequence ATGGCCATCACGACGACGGACATCCGCTACCCGGCGATCAGCCCGAAGGCCTACGAGCACCCGGCGGACCGCGCCGCGACCGCGGCGCTCGGCTCGATCCCCCTCCTCGACCGGGTGCTGAAGCGCCTCTCCGAGCTGCGCATCGAGCGCGCCTTCCAGCAGCTGCTCCTCGCCGACGCCGTCGAGCTCTCCGAGCGGCAGCTCCCCGCCGTCTACGCCGCGCACGTCGGTGTCGCGCGCGCCCTCGACCTCCCCGCGGTGCCGGGGCTCTACCTCGCGGCGGCACCCGGCGTCACGAACGCGGCGACCGTCGGCTCCTCGAAGCCGGTGGTGATCATCACCTCGGGCATAGCCAACCTGCCCGACGACGCCCGGCGGACCGTCCTCGCGCACGAGGCGGGGCACGTCCTCTCGGACCACGTCCACTACGGGACGGTGCTGCAGATCCTGCAGCGGCTGTTGGCGAGCGGCCTCGCGCCCGTCGCCCGGCTGCCGCTCCAGGCCGTCGCGCTCGTCCTCCTCGAGTGGTACCGCTGCGCCGAGCTCTCCGGCGACCGCGCCGCGACCCTGGTGAACGAGGACCCGATGGTCAGCTGCCGGCTGCTGATGAACCTCGCCGGCGGCTCGGTCGAGGGCCTCGACGTGAACGCTTTCATTGCCCAGGCGGAGGCCTTCGCTGAGACCGAGGACCTCTTCGCCCGCCCCGGGCGGTGGCTCACCGAGCTCACCCGCACCCACCCGTTCACGGTACGGCGCGTCGCCGAGCTCACCCGCTGGGTCCGCGAGGGCGACTACGACCGCATCCGCGACGGGAGCTACCTCCGCCGCGGCGAGGAGCCGCCACCCTCCGAGCAGATGAAGGCGGCGACCGAGCACTACCGCCAGCGCTTCACCGAGATCGTCGACCGCGTCGCCGGCGGCGTGCAACGCCTCGCCGGCCAGGTCTCGCAGTGGTTGCGCGGTGAGGGTGGCGACGGCGATCTCGGCTGA
- a CDS encoding VOC family protein, producing the protein MPSTARVVGFDHIVINVADPEASLAFYCDLLGMEPVRLEEWRAGECRFPSVRVGPDTILDLAPGERPGENIDHFCLIIEPTDLEALAASGSFDVAGPPGNRYGARGRGDSLYVRDPDGNRVELRYYD; encoded by the coding sequence ATGCCAAGCACGGCGCGCGTCGTCGGCTTCGACCACATCGTGATCAACGTCGCCGACCCCGAGGCCTCGCTCGCCTTCTACTGCGACCTCCTCGGCATGGAGCCTGTGCGCCTCGAGGAGTGGCGGGCGGGGGAGTGCCGCTTCCCCTCGGTGAGGGTGGGCCCCGATACGATCCTCGACCTCGCCCCCGGCGAGCGGCCGGGCGAGAACATCGACCACTTCTGCCTCATCATCGAGCCGACCGACCTAGAGGCGCTCGCCGCCTCGGGGAGCTTCGACGTCGCCGGGCCGCCCGGCAACCGTTACGGCGCGCGCGGGCGGGGCGACTCGCTCTACGTCCGGGATCCCGACGGCAACCGGGTCGAGCTCCGCTACTACGACTGA
- a CDS encoding amidase, with product MTSDATFITRLESEGTGPTLAVKDLIDVAGVPTTAGSYAVAERARPAESDAPLLAGARAAGARIVGKANLHELAFGAAGVNEHYGTPVNPFDATRVPGGSSSGSAVAVTSGEARIALGSDTGGSIRVPAAFCGIAGLKTTWGRVPLTGVWPLAPSLDTVGPMAADVGAVSEGMTLLEPSFRPAPHPARRLGRVRPDGVPVDPLIDGALDELLARCGLEVVEIAIPTWSDAYRAGVDLLVTEAVVANAALLEDPERAAKLSAAVRDRLASAARVDEGRRQAARVGRERFLAELAPLFAEVELLALPSVGFFPPPLDEAYQHNYTLLTMPVNLAGLPALSLPVATPGPFPASLQLVGPAGGEELLVATGLQIEAAAAR from the coding sequence GTGACGAGCGATGCGACCTTCATCACCCGCCTCGAGAGCGAAGGGACCGGCCCGACGCTCGCCGTGAAGGACCTGATCGACGTGGCCGGCGTGCCCACGACGGCGGGCTCGTACGCCGTGGCCGAGCGGGCGCGTCCCGCCGAGAGCGACGCGCCCCTGTTGGCCGGGGCGCGCGCCGCGGGGGCCCGCATCGTCGGCAAGGCCAACCTCCACGAGCTCGCCTTCGGCGCCGCCGGGGTGAATGAGCACTACGGGACGCCGGTGAACCCCTTCGACGCGACACGCGTCCCGGGCGGCTCCTCCTCCGGTTCGGCGGTCGCCGTGACGAGCGGCGAGGCGAGGATCGCCCTCGGTTCGGACACCGGCGGCTCGATCCGCGTCCCCGCCGCCTTTTGTGGGATCGCCGGGCTGAAGACGACCTGGGGGAGGGTGCCGCTGACGGGCGTCTGGCCGCTCGCGCCGAGCCTCGACACCGTCGGCCCGATGGCAGCCGACGTGGGCGCGGTGAGCGAGGGGATGACCCTCCTCGAGCCCTCCTTCCGCCCCGCGCCCCACCCGGCGCGCCGCCTCGGCAGGGTCCGCCCCGACGGCGTACCCGTCGACCCGCTGATCGACGGCGCGCTCGACGAGCTCCTCGCCCGCTGCGGCCTCGAGGTGGTGGAGATCGCCATCCCGACCTGGTCCGACGCCTACCGCGCGGGGGTGGACCTGCTCGTGACCGAGGCGGTGGTGGCCAATGCCGCCCTCCTCGAGGACCCCGAGCGGGCCGCCAAGCTCTCGGCCGCCGTGCGCGACCGCCTCGCTTCGGCGGCGCGCGTCGACGAGGGCCGCCGACAAGCGGCGAGGGTCGGCCGCGAGCGCTTCCTCGCCGAGCTCGCGCCCCTCTTCGCGGAGGTGGAGCTGCTCGCCCTCCCCTCGGTGGGATTCTTCCCCCCGCCCCTCGACGAGGCCTACCAGCACAACTACACGTTGCTCACGATGCCGGTGAACCTGGCCGGCCTCCCGGCGCTCTCGCTCCCCGTCGCGACGCCGGGGCCCTTCCCGGCGAGCCTGCAGCTCGTCGGCCCGGCGGGCGGCGAGGAGCTGCTCGTCGCCACCGGCCTCCAGATCGAAGCGGCCGCAGCGCGCTGA
- a CDS encoding response regulator transcription factor, whose protein sequence is MTESRSAVVVEDDPDIRQLLVTVLEQAGFTVSETASGAAGIAKAREMQPDLVTLDLSLPDIDGIEVCRELRAFTDAYVVIITARGEEVDRLIGLEVGADDYLTKPFSPRELRARVAAMFRRPRAKKANPAAEGAEAAMRFGELEVDTESREVHVAGEPLELTKLEFDLLATLLSNPRRVWPRDVLLEQVWQTDWLGDGHVVDVHMANLRRKLGDSAQNGRYIRTVRGVGYRLGPG, encoded by the coding sequence GTGACCGAGAGCCGCAGCGCCGTCGTCGTCGAGGACGATCCGGACATCCGCCAGCTGCTCGTCACCGTCCTCGAGCAGGCCGGCTTCACGGTCAGCGAGACGGCCTCGGGCGCGGCGGGGATCGCGAAGGCGCGGGAGATGCAGCCCGACCTCGTCACGCTCGACCTCTCCCTCCCGGACATCGACGGGATCGAGGTCTGCCGGGAGCTGCGCGCCTTCACCGACGCCTACGTCGTGATCATCACGGCCCGCGGGGAGGAGGTCGACCGCCTGATCGGCCTCGAGGTCGGCGCGGACGACTACCTCACCAAGCCCTTCTCGCCACGCGAGCTGCGGGCGCGGGTGGCAGCGATGTTCCGCCGCCCCCGCGCCAAGAAGGCGAACCCGGCCGCCGAGGGCGCGGAGGCGGCGATGCGCTTCGGCGAGCTCGAGGTCGACACCGAGTCCCGCGAGGTGCACGTCGCCGGCGAGCCGCTCGAGCTCACCAAGCTCGAGTTCGACCTCCTCGCCACGCTCCTCAGCAACCCACGGCGAGTCTGGCCCCGCGACGTGCTGCTCGAGCAGGTCTGGCAGACCGACTGGCTCGGCGACGGCCACGTGGTCGACGTGCACATGGCCAACCTGCGGCGCAAGCTCGGCGACTCGGCGCAGAACGGCCGCTACATCCGCACCGTGCGCGGCGTCGGCTACCGCCTCGGCCCCGGCTGA
- a CDS encoding response regulator: MTRILVADDDRDIRELVVAKLELSGYEVVAFANGEAVLDALRGGGIDLVLLDASMPGRGGVEVCAAVRHDPQFASLPVILLSARAEESDVEVGLAAGATDYVVKPFSPRGLLERVEEALQGAAR, from the coding sequence GTGACCCGCATCCTCGTCGCCGACGACGACCGCGACATCCGCGAGCTCGTCGTCGCGAAGCTCGAGCTCTCCGGCTATGAGGTCGTCGCCTTTGCGAACGGCGAGGCGGTGCTCGACGCGCTGCGCGGCGGGGGGATCGACCTCGTCCTACTCGACGCCTCGATGCCCGGCCGCGGCGGTGTCGAGGTGTGCGCCGCGGTGCGGCACGACCCGCAATTCGCCTCCCTGCCGGTCATCCTGCTCTCGGCACGCGCCGAGGAGAGCGACGTCGAGGTCGGCCTCGCCGCAGGAGCGACCGACTACGTCGTGAAGCCCTTCAGTCCGCGCGGCCTCCTGGAACGCGTCGAGGAGGCGCTGCAGGGCGCAGCACGGTGA
- a CDS encoding response regulator, producing MATALVVEDDGDLLALLGKHLERLGCVPTLVKTGRAGLDAIAKAPPDLAIVDILLPDMDGHEVIQALRALEDHHCKIVTTSVLDPQDIGEDSDAVLPKPFGRTDVDRVLLPLLAELRTSGP from the coding sequence GTGGCCACCGCACTCGTCGTCGAGGACGACGGCGACCTCCTCGCGCTCCTCGGCAAGCACCTCGAGCGCCTCGGCTGCGTGCCGACGCTCGTGAAGACCGGGCGTGCCGGTCTCGACGCGATCGCGAAGGCTCCGCCCGACCTCGCGATCGTCGACATCCTCCTCCCCGACATGGACGGCCACGAGGTCATCCAGGCGCTGCGCGCCCTCGAGGACCACCACTGCAAGATCGTGACGACGTCGGTCCTCGACCCCCAGGACATCGGCGAGGACAGTGACGCCGTCCTCCCCAAGCCCTTCGGCCGCACCGACGTCGACCGCGTCCTCCTCCCCCTGCTCGCGGAGCTGCGGACGAGCGGACCGTGA
- a CDS encoding SDR family oxidoreductase yields MEVPTRLVGRKAIVTGAAGGLGEAIAERLAAEGATVALLDVKDAAPAAEKIGGGARAWHCDVTDRAGVGSVVDEVASSFGGVDILVNNAGLLSGRRPFLEVDKEEMLRYYETNVVGYLHLAQACFPYLKESEHRGRIVNVASRTFFTGSPGQLAYVASKGGVFGLTRVLARELGEHGITVNAVMPSQVATPGTEAHSGPEMFESTMRLQILKEFVRPADFAPIVAFLASDDARLITGQSMVCDGGGLLY; encoded by the coding sequence GTGGAGGTCCCAACGCGGCTCGTGGGGCGGAAGGCGATCGTGACGGGGGCGGCCGGAGGCCTCGGTGAGGCGATCGCAGAGCGCCTCGCTGCGGAGGGCGCCACCGTCGCGCTCCTCGACGTGAAGGACGCCGCTCCCGCGGCCGAGAAGATCGGCGGCGGGGCGCGTGCCTGGCACTGCGACGTCACCGACCGCGCCGGCGTCGGCAGCGTGGTGGACGAGGTGGCGTCGTCCTTCGGTGGCGTGGACATCCTCGTGAACAACGCCGGCCTGCTCTCGGGGCGGCGCCCCTTCCTCGAGGTCGACAAGGAGGAGATGCTCCGCTACTACGAGACCAACGTGGTCGGCTACCTCCACCTCGCGCAGGCCTGCTTCCCCTATCTGAAAGAGAGCGAGCACCGCGGCCGCATCGTGAACGTCGCCTCGCGCACCTTCTTCACCGGAAGCCCCGGCCAGCTCGCCTACGTGGCGAGCAAGGGCGGCGTCTTCGGCCTCACGCGGGTGCTCGCCCGCGAGCTCGGCGAGCACGGCATCACCGTGAACGCGGTGATGCCCTCACAGGTCGCCACCCCGGGCACCGAGGCCCATTCCGGGCCGGAGATGTTCGAGTCGACGATGCGCCTGCAGATCCTGAAGGAGTTCGTGCGCCCTGCGGACTTCGCCCCGATCGTCGCCTTCCTCGCCTCCGACGACGCCCGCCTGATCACCGGCCAGTCGATGGTCTGTGACGGGGGAGGCCTGCTGTACTGA
- a CDS encoding DUF1330 domain-containing protein, whose amino-acid sequence MAAYVVVESRVSDPERYKAYAALAEQSIAEAGGRYLARGGATETLEGDWAPPRVVVLEFADVDTARRWYESESYRAARAARAGAAELQMVLVEGVPPS is encoded by the coding sequence ATGGCCGCCTACGTGGTCGTCGAGTCGCGGGTGAGCGACCCCGAGCGCTACAAGGCCTACGCCGCCCTCGCCGAGCAGTCGATCGCCGAGGCCGGAGGCCGCTACCTCGCGCGCGGTGGCGCGACGGAGACCCTCGAAGGCGACTGGGCGCCCCCGCGCGTCGTCGTGCTGGAGTTCGCGGACGTCGACACCGCCCGCCGCTGGTACGAGTCCGAGAGCTACCGGGCGGCGCGCGCGGCACGTGCCGGTGCCGCCGAACTCCAGATGGTCCTCGTCGAGGGCGTGCCGCCCTCCTAG